A stretch of DNA from Methylomicrobium lacus LW14:
AACGATGCTCAAACTCAATAACTGGCCTCCCGTGCTTAGCGTCCTGGCCATGGTTGCCGCGGCAACGGCTGCGCTGTCTTTGTTTATCAAGGTGGCAGAGGAAGTCGTCGAAGGCGATACCCACAAGATCGACATGCGGATCATTTTATGGCTTCGCGCCGCCGGCGATCCGAACGATCCTTTGGGACCCAAATGGCTGGAGGATTTTGCCCGCGATATTACCGCGCTGGGCAGCCCTGCGGTGTTGGGGTTGATTGTGCTGGCAGCCTCGTTTTTTCTGCTCTTGGCCGGCAAGCGCCGGCTGCCGCTGTTCATGCTGCTTGCAGCGGGAGGCGGCACATTTGTCGTCTCGATTTTAAAAGAAGCTTTCGCCCGCCCCCGCCCTCAGCTGGCACCGGACGGACTTATGGTTTATATGGAAAGCTTTCCGAGCGGACATGCGATGGTTTCCGCGGTGGTCTATTTGACCTTGGCCGCACTGATCGCACGCCTGGCTCCCAGGCCCCTACTCAAGCTTTACATCATGACCGTCGCGGTCATCCTGACCGGGTTGGTTGGCTTCAGCCGGATCTATCTCGGCGCCCACTGGCCCAGCGATGTGCTGGCGGGTTGGGCCATCGGGGCGGCCTGGGCGCTTGGCGGCGGAGCATTGGCGCAAATCATGCAACTGGATAAGGAAGACGAAAAATGAAAGGACAACCTATTTTAAAACGCTTAACCTTCGCCCTGAATGGAATCGGCCTGGCTTTTCGCCGCGAACCCAGCCTGCGCTTCCATATCCTGGCGGCTTTCGCTGTCGTGCTGGTTTTATTGCTCACCCAGGCTTCGGCTATATGGTGGGCCATCGGCGCCGTGACAGTAGGACTGGTGATCATGGCGGAGTTGTGCAATGCGGCCATCGAAACGCTGGCCGATCATCTGCATCCGCAACAGCATCCGGAGATTGGCGCGGTCAAGGACATCGCCGCAGGGGCGGTGCTTATTGCCTCTATAGCCGCTGTTTTCGTTGCGGTGGCCTTTATTCTGCAATGAAAATTTAGCCTGGTGGGGGCGCATTCACGCTCGTTCCCAAGCTCTAGCTTGGGAATGCCGCCTTGAAAGCTCCAGCTTTCCGAACCGATCGCGAAGCTAGAGCTTTGTATCCTTAGGTTCCAAGCTGAAGCTTGGGAACCTGTGAAATCTTCTTGAATGACAGCGGAGCCAAGTCTAGCAATCAGGCTTGCGGTCTAACATCACACTCTCCTGGATCGTTGTTATAATGGCGCTTTTCGAGCATTCCGGGCCGCGCCCGGTTCGCTTTACGCCATCAATTCAGAAGGAGCATCGCAGTGATCAAAAAGGTTGGAGATACGGTTATTAAGCCGAAGCATCGTGCTTCGTGCCACTGTGGCGCTGTAGTGCTTGAGTTGGACTTGCCGAACGGTATTGTCGATCCACGGCATTGTGATTGTTCGCTATGTCGTCGCAAGGGTGCTGTGATGGCGTCAGTCCCTCTATCCGGAATCAAAATCGTCCAAGGCGAAAATGTTCTACGCCTTTATCAATTCAATACCCTTACCGCGAAGCATTATTTCTGTTCGGTATGCGGCATTTATACGCATCATCAGCGGCGATCCAATCCGGAGCAATATGGTTATAACGTCGGTTGCCTCGAGGGCGTCAATCCCTTCCTGATCGATAATGTTCCGACCAATGATGGCGTTAATCATCCGGCGGATCGGAACGATTCATGACATTTCATAAGTAGGCTGGGTTGGAGCTTTGCGGAAACCCAGCAAACCAGCGACCTATATGTTGGGTTTCGTACCTAAGCCTACGAACTGACTTATGTATAACGATATGGGTTAAACCCCGTTCCGTGCAGGCTTATTTGCAAGAAAATAGTTCGCTTATAGCGAATTTTTTTCTTGCAATGAGGGTATTTTCACCCTATAATTTTTACCAGTTAACAATAAAGGGGATATTCGTCACTCTCTGGATCGTTACGACGATCTGAGGAAGGCGGCAACAATGCCTTCTATCTTGTCCGGCAATAGGCATGTGCCAGGCTCGGACGGGGGCGCGGTCGGCGACACCGCGCCCAAAGTAATACCGGGTTAACACTGTTGTTCCCCAGCTTCAATTCCGGCGACGCTCTTGCAATGGTGCAAGAGTGCAATTGAACGAGGTTCAGATGAACAATGTTGTTAACAAACGGCAGGAGCGGTTGAAAGTGTGGGAATGGTTTTTACAAAAACTTTGTAATCCCCGCACTTGGAATTTAGTCATAAAAATTGGTTGGATTGCCGTGCGCTTTATACGGCTCCTAATCGAATTGATGCAACTATTCCATGGTTAGATCGCTAACCCGGTATTTTCTTAATCCTCTCAAGCTTAAGGTATATGATGTTAAATGAAGCACTTAGGACGATGAGGATATTCCATGACATGAAACAAGCGGAGCTTTCCGAGAAACTCGGAATATCTAAGTCGCATCTTTCTGAGATTGAATCCGGCAAAAAAACACCTGGTTTGCCTTTACTAAGCAAATATGCGGATGTGTTTGGGGTTCCTGTATCATCCATCTTATTTTTCTCAGAAAATATAAACAGCGATCAACCCAATGAAAAGGCAAGGATTATGGTTTCGTCGAAGATCCTTGCTTTACTGAAATTTATTGCTGAACGATCTGGACGAATGAATGCGGAATAAGTCCAAAAAACAGTATCCACTCAAGCAATCACCACTATACAAGTTATCTAGCAAAAAGCGCTTGGCTGAAATTCTAGGCATTTCTAAAGACGATATTGAACGCCTCACTAAAGGCGGTAATCTTTACAATGAATGGGATGAAGTTAATGAGAAAGGAAAGTCAAGGCATATAGAAAATCCTCGCCATGAACTAAAACGGACGCAAAGGAAAATAGCCAATCTCCTATCTAGAATAATCCCGCCAGACTTTTTGTACTGCCCTGTTAAAGATCGGTCTTATATAACAAACGCGAAGCAGCATATCGGCCAAAGAAATGTCCGTTGCCTCGATATCAAAGCATATTTTACAGCGACTACCTCACGCCGAGTGTATTGGTTTTTTCATAACTATATGGATTGCCCTAAAGATGTTGCTGGTATTCTGACGGCACTATCAACATATAATGGACATCTACCGACTGGCAGTCCTTTAAGCCCAATTTTAAGTTATTTTTCTCATATAGAGATGTGGGAAGAAATTTCAAACTTAGTGCAACAGAATGGTTGTATTCTCACGGTCTACATGGACGATCTTACAGTTTCTGGCGAAAAAGTAACGCCGTACCTCATGTGGCAGATTCGCCGCCAGATTCACCGATTCGGCTTGTCATATCATAAGGAAAAGCACTATCACGGCAACTTTTCAGAGATCACCGGCATAATAATCAAAGATAAAATGATAACTCTGCCAAATAGGCAACACCTTAAAAAGCACCTCTTACAGCGGGCGTTGGCAAAAACAATAGACCCTAATGAGAAGAACAAAATCGCATTAAGATTACATGGGTGCAATGCCCAAATCACTCAATTAAAACACTCAATGTCATCAGCCATGTAGGCCGAGCAACAGCTTTATTGTCGCCCGACAATCAGATGTCCGATGACGGAATGGCTGAGCGTTAACCTGTACTCGTCCTGATATTCAGCCATCGGCGCGTCGGACATAAAAAGAACGCCCCGACAACTCTATCCCCCAAATTCTTTGTCCAAACCATGACTTATCGAATCGCTTTAAAGACAAACATTAAGATTTGATTAAAATAAACTTCGCGGCTCCGGAGCTTTTCGATGGGAATGACTGTCCATACCGGCACAAACCAACGACTGTACACCGCGCGCTAGTCTATCCGAATGCCATTCGCTTAATTCTTAACGAATCGCACACGCGCAAATGCAGAACAATAAATAACGAAGTTTGTGCGGATGAGGCGAAGAAGGATTATGAACTCCAGATACCACCGACGAAATACGAATTGGCATAAACCCAAGACGCGCAGGGATTTCCTGAAATTAACCGGGATCACCGCGTTTATCCTGGGGATGAGCCATGCGCAGGCGGCAACGGTCAGGAAAGACATCATGCCCGATCCGGACCCTCCCTCTCAGATGACTTATCGTAATAGCCGGACGATTACGCTGTTTCTGTGCGGCGATGTGATGACCGGCCGGGGAATCGACCAGGTACTGCCCCACCCCGTGCAGCCGCGGATTCATGAATCCTATATGACCTCCGCCCAGGGCTATGTGAAACTCGCGGAGGAAGCCAACGGCCCCATTCCGAAACCGGTCGACTTCGCCTATATCTGGGGGGATGCGCTGGCCGAACTCCGGCACACGGCCCCCGACGCCCGCATCATCAACCTCGAAACGGCGGTAACGACCAGCACCGAATATTGGCCAGGCAAAGGCATCCATTACCGGATGCATCCGAAGAACATCCCCTGCATTACCGCGGCGAAGATCGACTGCTGCATGCTGGCCAACAATCATGTGCTGGATTGGGGGTATGACGGCTTAACGGAGACTTTAAAGACTTTGTCCGACGCCCACCTGAAGGTCGCGGGGGCGGGCCAAAACCTGGCAGACGCCGAAGCGCCGGCGATTATCGAGGTGGCAGGAAAAGGTCGCGTGCTGGTGTTCGGTTTCGGCGATGAAAGCAGCGGCATACCCTCGCGCTGGGGCGCCCGCGGCGACAAGGCCGGCGTCAGCTTGCTGCCGGATTTGTCCGAAAACACGGTGAGCCGTATCGCCAGGCGAATCTCGGCCCTCAAGCAGCAAGGCGATTGCGTGGTGGCCTCGATACACTGGGGCGGCAACTGGGGCTACAAGATAGCCGATGCCCAAAAAGAGTTTGCGCACCGGCTGATAGACCA
This window harbors:
- a CDS encoding phosphatase PAP2 family protein; the encoded protein is MLKLNNWPPVLSVLAMVAAATAALSLFIKVAEEVVEGDTHKIDMRIILWLRAAGDPNDPLGPKWLEDFARDITALGSPAVLGLIVLAASFFLLLAGKRRLPLFMLLAAGGGTFVVSILKEAFARPRPQLAPDGLMVYMESFPSGHAMVSAVVYLTLAALIARLAPRPLLKLYIMTVAVILTGLVGFSRIYLGAHWPSDVLAGWAIGAAWALGGGALAQIMQLDKEDEK
- a CDS encoding diacylglycerol kinase, which translates into the protein MKGQPILKRLTFALNGIGLAFRREPSLRFHILAAFAVVLVLLLTQASAIWWAIGAVTVGLVIMAELCNAAIETLADHLHPQQHPEIGAVKDIAAGAVLIASIAAVFVAVAFILQ
- a CDS encoding GFA family protein is translated as MIKKVGDTVIKPKHRASCHCGAVVLELDLPNGIVDPRHCDCSLCRRKGAVMASVPLSGIKIVQGENVLRLYQFNTLTAKHYFCSVCGIYTHHQRRSNPEQYGYNVGCLEGVNPFLIDNVPTNDGVNHPADRNDS
- a CDS encoding helix-turn-helix transcriptional regulator, whose product is MLNEALRTMRIFHDMKQAELSEKLGISKSHLSEIESGKKTPGLPLLSKYADVFGVPVSSILFFSENINSDQPNEKARIMVSSKILALLKFIAERSGRMNAE
- a CDS encoding reverse transcriptase family protein gives rise to the protein MAEILGISKDDIERLTKGGNLYNEWDEVNEKGKSRHIENPRHELKRTQRKIANLLSRIIPPDFLYCPVKDRSYITNAKQHIGQRNVRCLDIKAYFTATTSRRVYWFFHNYMDCPKDVAGILTALSTYNGHLPTGSPLSPILSYFSHIEMWEEISNLVQQNGCILTVYMDDLTVSGEKVTPYLMWQIRRQIHRFGLSYHKEKHYHGNFSEITGIIIKDKMITLPNRQHLKKHLLQRALAKTIDPNEKNKIALRLHGCNAQITQLKHSMSSAM
- a CDS encoding CapA family protein, giving the protein MNSRYHRRNTNWHKPKTRRDFLKLTGITAFILGMSHAQAATVRKDIMPDPDPPSQMTYRNSRTITLFLCGDVMTGRGIDQVLPHPVQPRIHESYMTSAQGYVKLAEEANGPIPKPVDFAYIWGDALAELRHTAPDARIINLETAVTTSTEYWPGKGIHYRMHPKNIPCITAAKIDCCMLANNHVLDWGYDGLTETLKTLSDAHLKVAGAGQNLADAEAPAIIEVAGKGRVLVFGFGDESSGIPSRWGARGDKAGVSLLPDLSENTVSRIARRISALKQQGDCVVASIHWGGNWGYKIADAQKEFAHRLIDQAQVDVVHGHSSHHPMGIEVYKDKPILYGCGDFLNDYEGISGYEEFRGDLSLMYFVTLDLETGKLVDLRMTPMQISRFSLNFAPSHDALWLQQVLDRESQKLGARIELIDKGRRLALSVR